One Nocardioides oleivorans DNA segment encodes these proteins:
- a CDS encoding immune inhibitor A domain-containing protein yields the protein MRSTTLGLSLALITGAGALTLAPTYAAPAAPHRSVGEAHAANSDHVLPNPEAEKQAALRQQAWADVLSGEASPETINGTSVLKVGKEPAARGKASARKGRTTGTQDQYVELGNERTDEVFVLLVDFGTQRDPNYPDRDTDPLTPGPVTFDGPGFNEIPKPGPNDNSTQWRKNFNKKYYKDLYFGDGELADSLKSYYERQSSGRYSVDGMVTDVVTVPYNEARYGRSNGYPCAGNVCNNTWNLISDGMTQWVADQKAAGKTDAQIKKIVSKFDKVDRNDFDGDGNFDEPDGYIDRFQVIHSGGDQADGDPIYGEDAIWSHRWKAFQGTGQGPTPGGVANPDGGTQIGTTGVWVADYTVQPENGGISVVAHEYGHDLGLPDHYDTAASGDNPVSWWTLMAQSRVSAAGDQGIGTRAADLGVWDKLQLGWLDYETVVAGQDRTIDLGPHEYNSSKAQGVAVVLPDKQVATTLPTPPEGTKQWYSGAGDGYEATMARTDLAVPAGTTTLSLKAAWNIEEDYDYGYLEVQSPVGSGTWTPLDTSAIDPDTDGDTNPDNDPIADTGIDGVSDYVTATYDLSAYAGQTIGFRARYVTDGAVQGQDPDLGWSGLLVDDIKVTNGATTVLADGAETSPNGWTLDGFRSVGASYDTAYDQFYLASNRTYTSYDKYLQTGPYNFSFPDRPDFVEKFPYQDGLLVNYWDSSYSDNNTSQHPGGGLVLPVDGNPFVHYNLQGTAWRGRIQNYDAPFGLQTADSFYLTSGGQRSYIRGRAANPLFDDSDPNRYFQPFVDAGLPRVGVKVAGAGVRIRVLSQSGTSMRIRVQ from the coding sequence GTGAGATCCACGACCCTTGGGCTTTCCCTCGCCCTGATCACCGGTGCCGGGGCATTGACCCTGGCCCCGACCTATGCCGCGCCAGCGGCACCTCACCGCAGCGTCGGGGAGGCGCATGCGGCGAACTCCGACCACGTGCTGCCCAACCCGGAGGCCGAGAAGCAGGCGGCCCTGCGCCAGCAGGCGTGGGCCGACGTGCTGAGCGGCGAGGCATCGCCGGAGACGATCAACGGCACCAGCGTGCTGAAGGTCGGCAAGGAGCCGGCCGCCCGCGGCAAGGCCAGTGCTCGCAAGGGCAGGACGACCGGCACCCAGGACCAGTACGTCGAGCTCGGCAACGAGCGCACCGACGAGGTCTTCGTGCTGCTGGTCGACTTCGGCACGCAGCGCGACCCCAACTACCCCGACCGCGACACCGACCCGCTGACGCCGGGACCGGTGACCTTCGACGGCCCGGGCTTCAACGAGATCCCGAAGCCGGGACCGAACGACAACTCGACGCAGTGGCGCAAGAACTTCAACAAGAAGTACTACAAGGACCTCTACTTCGGCGACGGTGAGCTCGCCGACTCGCTCAAGAGCTACTACGAGCGCCAGTCCTCGGGCCGCTACAGCGTCGACGGCATGGTGACCGACGTCGTCACCGTGCCCTACAACGAGGCGCGCTACGGCCGCAGCAACGGCTACCCGTGCGCGGGCAACGTCTGCAACAACACCTGGAACCTCATCTCGGACGGCATGACCCAGTGGGTGGCCGACCAGAAGGCGGCCGGCAAGACCGACGCCCAGATCAAGAAGATCGTCTCGAAGTTCGACAAGGTCGACCGCAACGACTTCGACGGCGACGGCAACTTCGACGAGCCCGACGGCTACATCGACCGCTTCCAGGTCATCCACTCCGGTGGCGACCAGGCCGACGGCGACCCGATCTACGGCGAGGACGCCATCTGGAGCCACCGCTGGAAGGCCTTCCAGGGCACCGGCCAGGGCCCGACGCCGGGCGGCGTCGCCAACCCGGACGGTGGCACGCAGATCGGCACCACCGGTGTGTGGGTGGCCGACTACACGGTGCAGCCCGAGAACGGCGGCATCTCCGTGGTCGCCCACGAGTACGGCCACGACCTCGGCCTGCCCGACCACTACGACACCGCTGCCTCGGGTGACAACCCGGTCAGCTGGTGGACGCTGATGGCGCAGAGCCGGGTGTCCGCAGCCGGCGACCAGGGCATCGGCACCCGTGCCGCCGACCTCGGCGTGTGGGACAAGCTGCAGCTCGGCTGGCTCGACTACGAGACCGTCGTGGCCGGCCAGGACCGCACCATCGACCTCGGCCCCCACGAGTACAACTCCAGCAAGGCCCAGGGCGTGGCGGTCGTGCTGCCCGACAAGCAGGTCGCGACCACGTTGCCGACGCCGCCCGAGGGCACCAAGCAGTGGTACAGCGGCGCCGGCGACGGCTACGAGGCCACGATGGCGCGCACCGACCTGGCCGTCCCGGCCGGGACCACCACGCTGTCGCTGAAGGCCGCGTGGAATATCGAGGAGGACTACGACTACGGCTACCTCGAGGTGCAGTCGCCGGTCGGCAGCGGCACCTGGACTCCGCTGGACACCTCCGCGATCGACCCCGACACAGACGGGGACACCAACCCCGACAACGATCCCATCGCGGACACGGGCATCGACGGCGTCAGTGACTACGTCACCGCGACCTACGACCTGTCGGCCTACGCCGGGCAGACGATCGGCTTCCGGGCCCGCTACGTCACCGACGGTGCCGTGCAGGGCCAGGACCCCGACCTCGGGTGGTCGGGCCTGCTGGTGGACGACATCAAGGTGACCAACGGGGCGACCACCGTCCTCGCCGACGGTGCGGAGACCTCGCCGAACGGCTGGACCCTCGACGGGTTCCGCTCGGTGGGGGCCAGCTACGACACGGCCTACGACCAGTTCTACCTGGCCAGCAACCGCACCTACACCTCCTACGACAAGTACCTCCAGACCGGTCCGTACAACTTCAGCTTCCCGGACCGGCCCGACTTCGTGGAGAAGTTCCCCTACCAGGACGGCCTGCTGGTCAACTACTGGGACTCGTCGTACTCCGACAACAACACCAGCCAGCACCCCGGTGGCGGTCTGGTGCTGCCGGTCGACGGCAACCCGTTCGTGCACTACAACCTGCAGGGCACGGCGTGGCGTGGTCGGATCCAGAACTACGACGCCCCGTTCGGCCTGCAGACCGCGGACTCGTTCTACCTGACCTCAGGCGGTCAGCGGAGCTACATCCGTGGGCGCGCGGCGAACCCGCTGTTCGACGACAGCGACCCGAACCGGTACTTCCAGCCCTTCGTCGACGCGGGCCTGCCCCGGGTCGGGGTCAAGGTCGCGGGAGCCGGGGTGAGGATCCGGGTGCTCTCGCAGAGCGGCACCAGCATGCGGATCCGGGTGCAGTGA
- a CDS encoding DinB family protein yields the protein MDDHLLDPATALLEYLQGARESLLWKLEGLGERDLRLPRTPTGTNLLGIVRHCANVEIGYFGPTFGRAWPETDHPLYVTDEVADVDPQADWWVPADIAASEVVDFYRRVWAFCDETVASLPLDARGRVPWWPEDHCDVSLHRVVVHVISDVARHVGHADILREGIDGAAGFLVGSSNLPDLEWSSYVDRLTAVAEEFPAG from the coding sequence ATGGACGACCACCTGCTCGACCCTGCGACGGCACTGCTGGAGTACCTCCAGGGGGCGCGGGAGTCGCTGCTCTGGAAGCTCGAGGGACTGGGCGAGCGGGACCTGCGCCTGCCGCGCACGCCGACCGGCACGAACCTGCTCGGCATCGTGCGCCACTGCGCCAACGTCGAGATCGGCTACTTCGGGCCCACGTTCGGCCGCGCGTGGCCCGAGACCGACCACCCGTTGTACGTCACCGACGAGGTCGCCGACGTGGACCCCCAGGCCGACTGGTGGGTCCCGGCCGACATCGCGGCGAGCGAGGTCGTCGACTTCTACCGCCGGGTCTGGGCCTTCTGCGACGAGACGGTCGCCAGCCTCCCGCTCGACGCCCGCGGCCGGGTGCCGTGGTGGCCCGAGGACCACTGCGACGTCTCCCTGCACCGGGTCGTCGTGCACGTCATCAGCGACGTGGCCCGGCACGTCGGCCACGCCGACATCCTGCGCGAGGGCATCGACGGCGCCGCCGGCTTCCTCGTCGGCTCGAGCAACCTGCCCGATCTCGAGTGGTCGTCGTACGTCGACAGGCTGACGGCCGTCGCGGAGGAGTTCCCGGCCGGGTAG
- a CDS encoding homocysteine S-methyltransferase family protein yields MTTWRLPDHPAGWVTDGGLETDLVFHHGIDLPDFAAFPLIDDQEGREVLTDYFRGFAQVASDAGAGLLLETPTWRANADWGARLGYDDHALRRVNHDAVSFLAALAEEHTREHGGVALVGGTIGPRGDGYRAGDLDADRYADYHLAQVAAFAEAGADLATVLTLATVAEAVGVVRAAQDVGLPLGVSFTVETDGRLPDGTPLGEAVEQLDAATGAGAAHLLVNCAHPDHVRPGIDPSAPWAARIAGLRVNSSRQSHAELDEAEVLDEGDLDDLAARTRALADELPSVRIVGGCCGTDVRHVAAMWDGWTPAGAGRK; encoded by the coding sequence ATGACGACATGGCGGCTGCCCGACCACCCCGCAGGCTGGGTCACCGACGGTGGGCTCGAGACCGACCTGGTCTTCCACCACGGGATCGACCTGCCGGACTTCGCTGCGTTCCCGCTCATCGACGACCAGGAGGGCCGTGAGGTCCTCACCGACTACTTCCGCGGTTTCGCCCAGGTCGCCTCGGACGCCGGCGCGGGGCTGCTGCTCGAGACGCCGACGTGGCGGGCGAACGCCGACTGGGGCGCCCGGCTGGGGTACGACGACCACGCACTGCGCCGGGTGAACCACGACGCGGTCTCGTTCCTGGCGGCGCTCGCCGAGGAGCACACCCGCGAGCACGGCGGGGTGGCACTGGTCGGCGGGACCATCGGGCCGCGCGGCGACGGCTACCGGGCCGGCGACCTCGACGCCGACCGCTACGCCGACTACCACCTGGCGCAGGTGGCGGCGTTCGCCGAGGCGGGCGCCGACCTGGCGACCGTGCTCACCCTGGCCACGGTCGCCGAGGCCGTCGGCGTGGTCCGCGCGGCCCAGGACGTCGGCCTGCCGCTGGGCGTCTCGTTCACCGTCGAGACCGACGGCCGGCTCCCGGACGGCACGCCGCTGGGCGAGGCGGTCGAGCAGCTCGACGCCGCGACGGGCGCGGGCGCCGCGCACCTGCTGGTCAACTGCGCGCACCCCGACCACGTGCGGCCCGGGATCGACCCGTCGGCGCCGTGGGCCGCGCGGATCGCCGGGCTCCGGGTGAACTCCTCGCGCCAGTCGCACGCCGAGCTCGACGAGGCCGAGGTGCTCGACGAGGGCGACCTCGACGACCTGGCCGCGCGGACCCGGGCGCTCGCCGACGAGCTGCCGTCGGTCCGCATCGTCGGCGGCTGCTGCGGGACCGACGTACGGCACGTGGCGGCGATGTGGGACGGCTGGACCCCGGCGGGGGCGGGCAGGAAGTAG
- a CDS encoding DUF5818 domain-containing protein, which yields MSHRAVLALASAALVMLTAGCGSDEGPERAAEPATPTSSATTPSSSSSTTTPPSEGLQKTRIVGEVVEDGDCVVVRDDNATTWTIAGDGAADLVVGDRVAVTGAPDLAATGCGGPLVRATSIRALP from the coding sequence ATGTCCCACCGCGCCGTCCTCGCCCTCGCCAGCGCCGCCCTCGTGATGCTCACGGCGGGATGTGGGTCCGACGAGGGCCCGGAGCGAGCCGCGGAGCCCGCGACCCCGACGTCGTCGGCCACGACCCCGTCGTCGTCGTCCTCGACCACCACTCCCCCGAGCGAGGGGCTCCAGAAGACCCGCATCGTGGGCGAGGTGGTCGAGGACGGGGACTGCGTGGTCGTGCGCGACGACAACGCGACCACGTGGACGATCGCCGGCGACGGGGCCGCCGACCTCGTTGTCGGTGACCGGGTGGCGGTGACCGGTGCCCCGGACCTGGCCGCCACGGGGTGCGGTGGGCCGCTCGTCCGCGCGACCAGCATCCGCGCCCTGCCCTGA
- a CDS encoding MFS transporter: MADDIPADPAAPQAEAHLPPGVTRGPETLRAFRQVLGNTLVANVTSSYLWFALTFWAYLETRSVMATAIIGGGYMLFTAVFGTFFGTLVDRHRKKQVMVISSTVTLVTYASAGGLWVLLGEDRLADWGNPWFWLFSAVILAGGVVESLRNIALSTTVTLLVPEDGRDKANGLVGTVQGISFMVTSVFSGLSVGLIGMGWTLAVSIVLTGVSLLHLVPITIPELAPDPEEGGARFDFRGAISAITAVPGLVALILFTTFNNLVSGVYVALMDPYGLELFSVEAWGIVLGVTGLGFVLGGGLVARFGLGKNPVRTLLLVNLAVAVLGMTFTIRELAWLYVLGIFVFMALMPVAESSEQTILQRVVPYRTQGRVFGFAQSVELAASPVSAFMIGPLAEFWLIPYMRSAEGRDTWHWLLGGGEARGIALVFLAAGAIMFVTVLLALASRPYRRLSSSYAVAPPQQLEATP; encoded by the coding sequence GTGGCCGACGACATCCCCGCCGATCCCGCCGCCCCGCAGGCGGAGGCGCACCTCCCGCCCGGGGTGACCCGCGGGCCGGAGACGCTGCGCGCGTTCCGGCAGGTGCTGGGCAACACGCTCGTGGCCAACGTGACGTCGAGCTACCTCTGGTTCGCCCTGACGTTCTGGGCCTACCTCGAGACCCGCTCGGTCATGGCCACCGCGATCATCGGCGGCGGCTACATGCTCTTCACCGCCGTCTTCGGCACCTTCTTCGGCACGCTGGTCGACCGGCACCGCAAGAAGCAGGTCATGGTCATCTCCTCGACCGTCACCCTGGTGACCTACGCGTCGGCCGGCGGACTGTGGGTGCTGCTCGGTGAGGACCGGCTCGCCGACTGGGGCAACCCGTGGTTCTGGCTGTTCAGCGCGGTGATCCTGGCCGGCGGGGTCGTGGAGAGCCTGCGCAACATCGCCCTCTCCACCACGGTCACGCTCCTCGTCCCGGAGGACGGCCGCGACAAGGCCAACGGGCTCGTCGGCACCGTGCAGGGCATCTCGTTCATGGTCACCAGCGTCTTCAGCGGGCTCAGCGTCGGCCTGATCGGCATGGGCTGGACCCTCGCCGTCTCGATCGTGCTGACCGGCGTCTCGCTCCTGCACCTGGTGCCGATCACGATCCCCGAGCTCGCGCCCGACCCCGAGGAGGGCGGGGCGAGGTTCGACTTCCGCGGCGCCATCAGCGCCATCACGGCCGTGCCCGGCCTGGTCGCGCTGATCCTGTTCACCACGTTCAACAACCTGGTCAGCGGTGTCTACGTCGCGCTCATGGACCCCTACGGCCTCGAGCTGTTCAGCGTCGAGGCCTGGGGCATCGTCCTGGGCGTCACGGGCCTCGGCTTCGTGCTCGGCGGCGGCCTCGTCGCCAGGTTCGGGCTCGGGAAGAACCCTGTCCGCACCCTGTTGCTGGTCAACCTCGCCGTCGCGGTCCTCGGGATGACCTTCACCATCCGCGAGCTCGCCTGGCTCTACGTCCTCGGCATCTTCGTGTTCATGGCCCTCATGCCGGTGGCCGAGTCGTCGGAGCAGACGATCCTCCAGCGGGTCGTGCCCTACCGCACGCAGGGTCGCGTCTTCGGCTTCGCGCAGAGCGTCGAGCTCGCCGCGAGCCCGGTCTCGGCGTTCATGATCGGCCCCCTGGCCGAGTTCTGGCTGATCCCCTACATGAGGTCGGCCGAGGGTCGCGACACCTGGCACTGGCTCCTCGGCGGCGGAGAGGCGCGTGGCATCGCGCTCGTCTTCCTCGCCGCCGGCGCGATCATGTTCGTGACGGTCCTCCTCGCGCTGGCCTCCCGTCCCTACCGCCGGCTCTCCTCGTCGTACGCCGTCGCGCCCCCGCAGCAGCTCGAGGCCACTCCGTAG
- a CDS encoding hemerythrin domain-containing protein, whose product MSDPETTRLIAWGAEMRAVHDRLRGALRLSQEAAAAGLPLPTPSRDLLLFCHGFCSALDGHHRGEDALLFPAVEAEHPDLSPQLRKLEQDHAMIGTLLDGLSAAVARSAAPSVVAGHLEGLAAIMESHFGFEERTLLAVLDRLGLRASVAEVYGPL is encoded by the coding sequence ATGAGCGACCCAGAGACCACCCGGCTGATCGCCTGGGGAGCCGAGATGCGTGCGGTGCACGACCGGCTCCGCGGTGCGCTGAGGCTCTCGCAGGAGGCAGCCGCCGCCGGGCTCCCGCTCCCGACGCCCAGCCGCGACCTGCTGCTGTTCTGCCACGGCTTCTGCTCCGCGCTCGACGGGCACCACCGCGGGGAGGACGCGCTCCTCTTCCCGGCCGTCGAGGCCGAGCACCCGGACCTGTCGCCGCAGCTGCGCAAGCTCGAGCAGGACCACGCGATGATCGGCACGCTGCTCGACGGGCTCTCGGCCGCGGTCGCGCGCTCCGCGGCGCCGTCGGTGGTCGCCGGGCACCTCGAGGGACTGGCCGCGATCATGGAGTCGCACTTCGGCTTCGAGGAGCGGACGCTGCTGGCCGTGCTCGACCGGCTGGGGCTCCGGGCGTCGGTGGCCGAGGTCTACGGGCCCCTCTGA
- a CDS encoding MOSC domain-containing protein — MTSRVHSIHVAPGRRLPTKSVASVEAEAGAGLVGDRYHGSRHRHVTVQVLDDLDAAAEALGRPVDPGLTRRNITLDHGPLPTRPGERMTIAGVELEVVRIAAPCRLLDDDLGPGAMQALKSPRGGTVFRLLSSGTIRVGDEASVGPTPTPAPTPDT, encoded by the coding sequence GTGACCTCCCGCGTGCACTCGATCCACGTCGCGCCGGGCCGCCGGCTGCCCACGAAGTCGGTCGCGAGCGTCGAGGCCGAGGCGGGCGCCGGCCTGGTCGGCGACCGCTACCACGGCAGCAGGCACCGGCACGTCACCGTGCAGGTCCTCGATGACCTCGACGCCGCCGCCGAGGCGCTCGGGCGACCCGTCGACCCCGGCCTCACCCGACGCAACATCACCCTCGACCACGGCCCGCTGCCCACGCGTCCCGGCGAGCGGATGACGATCGCCGGCGTCGAGCTCGAGGTGGTCCGCATCGCCGCACCCTGCCGGCTCCTCGACGACGACCTCGGGCCCGGCGCGATGCAGGCCCTCAAGTCGCCCCGCGGCGGCACGGTCTTCCGGCTGCTCTCCTCCGGCACGATCCGCGTCGGCGACGAGGCCTCGGTCGGCCCCACCCCCACCCCCGCACCCACCCCCGACACCTGA